The following are from one region of the Halosolutus amylolyticus genome:
- a CDS encoding nuclear transport factor 2 family protein: MSVEVAQRYFELMDSSDAGTDDVIELYAEDPVVHSSRAGVVRGREEIRQFYEDNAEFFTGGAHHMEAFHQDGNVVVCEGYLDGETAVGRSADGVPLCDVMEFNDDDEIVAFRAYLDYRGYVDEVPEDVPNVRAEATSEDA, encoded by the coding sequence ATGAGCGTCGAAGTCGCACAACGATATTTCGAGCTGATGGACAGTTCCGACGCTGGAACAGACGACGTCATCGAGCTGTACGCCGAGGACCCGGTCGTCCACTCCTCGCGGGCCGGGGTCGTTCGTGGCCGGGAAGAGATCCGGCAGTTCTACGAGGACAACGCCGAGTTCTTCACCGGCGGCGCACACCACATGGAGGCCTTCCACCAGGACGGAAACGTCGTGGTTTGCGAGGGCTACCTCGACGGCGAGACGGCTGTCGGCCGGTCGGCAGACGGCGTCCCCCTCTGTGACGTGATGGAGTTCAACGACGACGACGAGATCGTCGCCTTCCGTGCCTACCTCGACTACCGGGGCTACGTCGACGAAGTGCCGGAGGACGTTCCGAACGTCCGGGCCGAGGCCACCAGCGAGGACGCATGA
- a CDS encoding DMT family transporter codes for MSSYRHFALFVALAFIWGSLFVFIKIGLPYVPPVLFAALRHDLAAVLTLAYAAAVSEQWRPRSRADWWLVGLGATFFVGLYNAFLFVGQGDVTSSIAAILTATNPILAAMFAWVLIPAERLSKTGVVGLFLGFVGVGLVANPDLSGPLGAETVGAGLVILSTACLAFGSVLVQRASGDLSTAGFVGWSNLLGAGLLHVVSLGLPSESLSAVDLTGEALFAIVYLAVVGSGLSAIIYFHLLHALGAVEINLVSYAAPIFTAVLGWLLLAETLSPLSVLGFLTIFAGFALVKNDELRAEARKLSWQSLGRS; via the coding sequence GTGAGTTCGTACAGACACTTCGCGCTGTTCGTCGCTCTCGCGTTCATATGGGGTTCCCTGTTCGTCTTCATCAAGATTGGATTACCGTACGTGCCTCCGGTGCTGTTCGCAGCGCTCCGGCACGATCTCGCCGCCGTGCTGACGTTGGCGTACGCGGCGGCCGTTTCGGAGCAGTGGCGCCCGCGGTCCCGAGCGGACTGGTGGCTCGTCGGCCTCGGTGCCACCTTCTTCGTCGGCCTGTACAACGCGTTCCTCTTCGTCGGTCAAGGGGACGTAACCAGCAGTATCGCGGCGATTCTCACGGCGACGAACCCGATCCTCGCGGCGATGTTCGCGTGGGTCCTGATTCCGGCGGAACGCCTTTCGAAAACCGGGGTTGTAGGTCTCTTCCTCGGTTTTGTCGGCGTGGGTCTGGTCGCAAATCCCGACCTCTCGGGCCCCCTGGGAGCAGAGACGGTCGGTGCCGGACTCGTGATCCTCTCGACCGCCTGTCTGGCGTTCGGGAGCGTTCTCGTCCAGCGCGCCAGCGGTGACCTGTCCACCGCCGGGTTCGTCGGCTGGTCGAACCTCTTGGGTGCCGGCTTGCTACACGTCGTGAGCCTCGGACTGCCCAGCGAATCACTGTCGGCCGTGGACCTAACTGGTGAGGCACTATTCGCGATCGTCTACCTGGCCGTCGTCGGAAGCGGGCTCAGCGCGATCATCTACTTCCACCTACTTCACGCACTGGGCGCCGTCGAGATCAACCTGGTGTCCTACGCAGCCCCCATCTTCACCGCGGTCCTGGGCTGGCTGTTGCTGGCCGAGACGCTATCGCCGCTGAGTGTCTTGGGCTTTCTCACCATCTTCGCCGGCTTCGCTCTGGTGAAAAACGACGAACTGCGGGCCGAAGCCCGGAAGCTTTCCTGGCAGTCGCTCGGCCGCAGTTGA
- a CDS encoding zinc-binding dehydrogenase — protein sequence MDGDPNPESQTSRPTGEVVYFYEPGELAMREHPVPEPEPGAVVTEVVRTNVCGSDVHISEGRLGDPFVNMVLGHEAVCRVTELGPGVETDYAGNEISPGDLVAPVYYLTCQHCSACARGEFHNCQESYSYKTKSLEEFPHFHGTYGTHYYVHPNQHFYKVPDALTEVPSVAAAANCALSQVMFGLDQVDLEYDETVVIQGAGGLGLNATAYANERGAEVIVVEGAQNRLDLARRFGADHVVDMNEYSSIDERIERVMELTDGEGADVAAELAGVPEAFTEGIELLRTGGRYLEVGNINPGSVVDFDPGQLTRESITVEAMVQYDPWYLRKALGFLADTIDVYPYGDLLDETYGLAEFEAALEASAGKGVGRASLDPQS from the coding sequence ATGGACGGTGACCCGAACCCGGAAAGCCAGACGTCCAGGCCGACCGGTGAGGTCGTTTACTTTTACGAACCAGGGGAACTTGCGATGCGCGAACATCCTGTGCCGGAGCCTGAGCCCGGCGCCGTAGTCACTGAAGTGGTGCGTACCAACGTATGTGGCTCGGACGTACATATCTCCGAGGGACGACTCGGCGACCCCTTCGTGAACATGGTCTTAGGTCATGAGGCGGTCTGTCGCGTCACTGAGCTCGGGCCAGGCGTCGAGACGGATTACGCCGGCAACGAGATCTCACCGGGCGACCTTGTCGCCCCGGTGTACTATCTCACTTGCCAACACTGCAGCGCCTGCGCCCGGGGAGAGTTCCACAACTGCCAGGAGTCGTACTCGTACAAGACCAAGTCCCTTGAGGAGTTCCCACACTTCCACGGGACGTACGGCACGCACTACTACGTCCACCCGAACCAGCACTTTTACAAGGTTCCCGACGCGCTTACGGAGGTTCCGAGTGTGGCCGCGGCGGCCAACTGTGCGCTGTCGCAGGTTATGTTCGGACTCGACCAGGTGGACCTGGAGTACGACGAGACGGTGGTGATCCAGGGCGCCGGCGGGCTCGGACTCAACGCAACCGCGTACGCGAACGAGCGAGGGGCAGAAGTTATCGTAGTCGAGGGCGCACAGAACCGTCTTGACCTGGCCAGGCGGTTCGGTGCAGACCACGTCGTAGACATGAACGAATACAGTAGTATCGACGAACGTATTGAGAGAGTGATGGAACTCACCGACGGAGAAGGGGCGGACGTCGCAGCGGAGCTCGCGGGCGTGCCGGAGGCGTTCACCGAGGGCATCGAGCTCCTGCGAACGGGCGGGCGGTACCTGGAGGTCGGCAACATCAATCCCGGATCCGTCGTCGACTTCGACCCGGGGCAACTCACTCGCGAGTCCATCACGGTCGAGGCGATGGTGCAGTACGACCCCTGGTACCTGCGCAAGGCACTCGGCTTCCTCGCGGACACCATCGATGTGTATCCCTACGGGGACCTCCTGGACGAGACGTACGGCCTCGCGGAGTTCGAGGCGGCTCTCGAGGCGTCTGCGGGCAAAGGCGTCGGCCGCGCCTCGCTGGATCCGCAGTCGTAG
- a CDS encoding SAF domain-containing protein, which translates to MEVRAQLMERVAEPITVALIGPGVYGSHLAYQIEETPGVVPAVLADLDLEKATGTFREVGVPEADVDVEETRDGIRDALSADRRVATTNGVAAAGAPVDVVVETTGDPEAGARHAWEAIEAGNDVVMVSVEVDATVGPLLARFAAHRGVTYTMAYGDEPAQVVRLADWARLQGFDVVAAGQGTELTFAPHATHEDALKRYDLPDSFIEENEPDARMYNTFLDGTKVAVELAAAANALGFPPDTGGIHMPETDRDGLLETLRPKADGGVLDRTGVIDAVTPSGDNPSAFVVTEAPNEATQIYLDQRYNINTTSDGRYQVFHRPFHLPQETLVSIARAALQDRATGVVTQQTTEVVAAAKRDLEPGETIHGGGGDTVYGQLEDASVAAEADLVPFELLSGAEVTRPIATDQPVSTDDVTLDTDSVLYQLRQLQDSLL; encoded by the coding sequence ATGGAAGTCAGAGCCCAGCTGATGGAGCGCGTAGCAGAGCCGATTACGGTGGCGCTGATTGGTCCAGGCGTGTACGGATCGCACCTCGCGTACCAGATCGAGGAGACACCTGGGGTCGTCCCGGCCGTCCTCGCAGACCTCGACTTGGAGAAAGCCACGGGGACCTTCCGAGAAGTCGGGGTTCCCGAGGCGGACGTGGACGTTGAGGAGACCCGAGACGGCATCCGGGACGCCTTGTCGGCCGACCGGCGCGTCGCAACAACAAACGGCGTCGCCGCTGCCGGTGCACCGGTCGACGTAGTTGTCGAAACGACCGGCGATCCAGAGGCGGGTGCCCGCCACGCTTGGGAAGCTATCGAGGCCGGCAACGACGTCGTCATGGTGAGCGTCGAGGTAGATGCGACGGTGGGACCACTGCTGGCCCGATTTGCGGCTCATCGGGGAGTGACCTACACTATGGCATACGGCGACGAACCCGCGCAGGTCGTGCGTCTCGCCGATTGGGCACGTCTCCAGGGGTTCGACGTCGTCGCCGCTGGCCAGGGTACGGAGCTGACCTTCGCGCCCCACGCAACCCACGAGGACGCCCTGAAGCGGTACGACCTGCCAGACTCGTTTATCGAGGAAAACGAGCCCGATGCCCGGATGTACAACACCTTCCTCGACGGCACGAAGGTCGCGGTCGAACTCGCTGCCGCGGCGAACGCGCTCGGCTTCCCGCCGGACACGGGCGGCATCCACATGCCGGAGACTGACCGTGATGGTTTGCTCGAGACGTTGCGACCCAAGGCCGACGGAGGCGTTCTAGACCGGACCGGGGTCATCGACGCTGTCACACCGTCCGGCGACAACCCCAGCGCGTTCGTGGTGACGGAGGCCCCCAACGAGGCCACGCAGATCTACCTCGACCAGCGCTACAACATCAACACCACGTCCGATGGTCGGTACCAGGTCTTCCACAGGCCGTTCCACCTGCCCCAAGAGACGCTGGTGTCCATTGCCAGGGCGGCACTCCAGGACCGGGCCACAGGCGTGGTCACCCAGCAGACCACGGAAGTGGTGGCGGCTGCGAAGCGCGACCTCGAACCCGGCGAGACGATCCACGGAGGCGGCGGCGACACTGTCTATGGACAGCTCGAGGACGCTTCGGTCGCCGCGGAGGCCGACCTGGTCCCGTTCGAACTCTTGAGCGGTGCTGAGGTGACTCGCCCCATCGCCACCGACCAGCCAGTGTCGACGGACGACGTTACCCTTGACACGGATTCGGTGCTGTACCAGCTCCGGCAGCTCCAGGACTCGCTACTCTGA
- a CDS encoding zinc-binding dehydrogenase, whose protein sequence is MTSSGDVTGETDEAAETGELVYINGPKDLEFREYEVPEPEPGAVVTEVVRANVCGSELHVWKGDHPLQDCVLGHEALVRVAELGEGVETDSAGNPIEEGDLVAPVYFQTCQACEFCRRGEFYRCENDYEHTGKSPEIWPHFHAPWATHYYIYPDNHFYKIPDELESHLNVAAAANCALSQVKFGLDQVGLEFGETVVIQGAGGLGLNATVVANEYGAETIVVDGVDGRLEQARAFGADHVIDFREDETVEARVKRVEEITDGLGADVGVEVAGVPEAFTEGIELLRTGGRYLEMGNVRPGHEVDFDPGKLTRKSIDVTTAVEYDPWTLYESLQLLAETVDSYPYDDLIDTEYPLSDVEAALEHSENRDVIRATLIPSQ, encoded by the coding sequence ATGACCAGTTCTGGCGACGTAACCGGCGAGACGGACGAGGCCGCGGAGACGGGCGAACTCGTCTACATCAACGGTCCGAAGGACCTCGAGTTCCGGGAGTACGAGGTACCCGAACCGGAGCCAGGCGCCGTCGTTACCGAGGTCGTTCGCGCCAACGTTTGCGGGTCGGAGCTCCACGTTTGGAAGGGCGACCACCCCCTCCAGGACTGTGTCCTCGGTCACGAGGCACTCGTTCGCGTAGCCGAACTCGGCGAGGGCGTCGAGACCGACAGCGCCGGCAACCCGATCGAGGAGGGTGACCTGGTCGCACCGGTCTACTTCCAGACCTGCCAGGCCTGCGAGTTCTGTCGCCGCGGCGAGTTCTACCGCTGCGAGAACGACTACGAACACACCGGGAAGTCCCCGGAGATCTGGCCGCACTTCCACGCCCCCTGGGCCACCCACTACTACATCTACCCGGACAACCACTTCTACAAGATTCCCGATGAACTCGAGTCGCACCTGAACGTCGCGGCGGCGGCCAACTGCGCGCTGTCACAGGTGAAGTTCGGTCTCGACCAGGTCGGTCTCGAGTTCGGCGAGACGGTGGTCATCCAGGGTGCCGGTGGCCTCGGGCTGAACGCGACCGTGGTCGCCAACGAGTACGGCGCAGAGACCATCGTCGTCGACGGCGTTGACGGGCGCCTCGAGCAGGCCAGGGCGTTTGGTGCCGACCACGTCATCGACTTCCGGGAGGACGAAACCGTGGAGGCGCGGGTCAAACGGGTCGAGGAGATCACCGACGGACTCGGGGCCGACGTCGGCGTCGAGGTTGCGGGCGTCCCGGAGGCGTTCACCGAAGGGATCGAACTGCTCCGGACCGGCGGGCGCTACCTCGAGATGGGGAACGTCCGGCCGGGCCACGAGGTGGACTTCGACCCCGGCAAGCTCACCAGGAAGTCCATCGACGTCACGACGGCCGTCGAGTACGACCCCTGGACGCTCTACGAGTCGCTTCAGTTGCTTGCGGAGACGGTCGACAGCTATCCGTACGACGACCTGATCGATACCGAGTATCCGCTGTCGGACGTGGAGGCTGCACTGGAACACTCCGAGAACCGTGACGTCATTCGGGCGACGCTGATCCCATCACAGTAA
- a CDS encoding CoA-acylating methylmalonate-semialdehyde dehydrogenase: protein MLASLSADGEVQNYVDGSWQKPAGRDSQPVTNPATGERLATIPFSDATDLDAAVDAANEAYNDWRNTAVEDRIQPLFRLKSLLEEHIGELAELLVREHGKTRAEARGELRRGIENVEVACGMPRLQQAGTLANAAPDIDESAVREPLGTFVGITPFNFPAMISLWFLPHAVASGNAFILKPSEQDPLVTQRIFELVDQAGFPDGVVQLLNGGPDTVNEILAHPGIVGVSFVGSTPVARHIYETAAANGKRVQAQGGAKNHVIVTESTDLSYAAEKTVSSACACAGERCLSNDVVVVEDSVYDAFADEMVAKMRDQTVGYGLDDGVDIGAIISADHEETIRRYIQSGVDEGAKLLVDGRDVAVDGYEDGNFVGPSLFGEVSPEMTIVREEHFGPIVGLVRVEDFDEAVDVVNRSDFGNAASLFTDSGHKASRFKCEVEAGNLGVNVGTAAPMAFFAFGGRKDSFFGDLHAQGSDLVNFYTDKMSYIERWPDQS from the coding sequence ATGCTAGCAAGCCTGAGCGCTGACGGCGAGGTACAGAACTATGTGGACGGCTCGTGGCAGAAACCGGCCGGGCGGGACAGCCAGCCGGTGACCAACCCTGCGACCGGAGAGCGACTGGCGACGATCCCGTTCAGCGATGCAACGGACCTCGACGCGGCCGTCGACGCGGCGAACGAAGCATACAACGACTGGAGAAACACCGCCGTCGAGGACCGCATCCAGCCGCTGTTCCGACTGAAGTCGTTGCTCGAGGAGCACATCGGCGAACTCGCCGAACTTCTGGTCCGCGAGCACGGCAAGACTCGCGCCGAGGCCCGGGGCGAACTTCGCCGCGGTATCGAGAACGTGGAGGTGGCCTGTGGAATGCCGCGCCTCCAGCAAGCCGGCACGCTCGCCAACGCCGCACCCGACATTGACGAGAGTGCCGTCCGTGAGCCACTCGGAACGTTCGTCGGCATCACGCCGTTTAATTTCCCGGCGATGATCTCGCTGTGGTTCCTCCCCCATGCCGTCGCTTCGGGCAACGCCTTCATCCTGAAACCCAGCGAACAGGATCCCCTCGTTACCCAGCGTATCTTCGAGCTAGTAGACCAGGCCGGCTTCCCGGATGGTGTCGTCCAATTGCTCAACGGTGGGCCCGACACCGTGAACGAAATTCTCGCCCACCCAGGTATCGTGGGCGTCTCGTTCGTCGGCAGCACGCCGGTCGCCCGCCACATCTACGAGACGGCGGCGGCAAATGGGAAGCGCGTCCAGGCCCAGGGCGGCGCGAAGAACCACGTCATCGTCACCGAGAGCACCGACCTCTCATACGCTGCCGAAAAGACGGTCTCTTCAGCCTGTGCCTGTGCTGGTGAGCGCTGTCTCTCGAACGACGTCGTCGTTGTCGAGGACTCGGTCTATGACGCGTTCGCCGACGAGATGGTCGCGAAGATGCGCGACCAGACTGTCGGGTACGGCCTCGACGACGGAGTCGACATAGGCGCGATCATCAGCGCCGACCACGAGGAGACGATCAGGAGATACATCCAGTCTGGCGTGGATGAGGGTGCTAAGCTTCTCGTCGACGGGCGCGACGTGGCTGTCGATGGCTACGAGGACGGAAACTTCGTTGGTCCGTCGCTGTTCGGCGAGGTATCGCCGGAGATGACCATCGTCCGCGAGGAGCACTTCGGTCCTATCGTAGGACTGGTCCGCGTCGAGGACTTCGATGAGGCCGTCGATGTCGTCAACCGGAGCGACTTCGGCAACGCCGCGAGTCTGTTCACTGACAGCGGCCACAAGGCTAGTCGGTTCAAATGCGAAGTGGAGGCCGGGAACCTGGGCGTGAACGTTGGCACGGCCGCACCGATGGCGTTCTTTGCGTTCGGGGGACGCAAGGACTCGTTCTTCGGCGACCTCCATGCCCAGGGCTCGGACCTTGTCAACTTCTACACGGACAAAATGAGCTACATCGAGCGGTGGCCGGATCAGTCCTGA
- a CDS encoding HEAT repeat domain-containing protein has protein sequence MEDWIPALVEHLDHPTPVVRRNVCKALGHLEVTIVVNQLSLVADSDPDDGVQETASWAVGQLRTDPATARCSSFCPCRS, from the coding sequence GTGGAGGACTGGATTCCCGCCCTCGTAGAACACCTGGACCATCCGACACCAGTCGTCCGTCGGAACGTCTGCAAAGCGCTTGGCCATCTGGAGGTCACCATTGTGGTTAATCAACTCTCATTGGTGGCCGACTCAGACCCCGACGACGGTGTGCAGGAAACCGCTTCGTGGGCAGTCGGTCAGCTCAGGACTGATCCGGCCACCGCTCGATGTAGCTCATTTTGTCCGTGTAGAAGTTGA
- a CDS encoding DUF1214 domain-containing protein, with amino-acid sequence MSDKTHHTTRKSDAEPVRATRRTALRGAGLAGLLAMGGASATASQHSPEANTHQAENETEDGEPVPVTWENYPRAESDTYLARYAELGGFGAFYHLRELVPIDEQDVIQMNRDTLYSAGVFDLTEPVTVTQPDTGDRYQLLIVINQDNYLRGSSTTAGEYTLTQDEVGTRYCLVLVRTLFDPNDPDDIETVHTIQDEITASQESTGTFEIPNWDQESLEGIREALITVGETMDDSRGVWGDADEIDPVKHFLGTAIAWGGSPETDEFVLWRTPERNDGDTPYTLTVDDVPVDGYWSVTVYNSDWYLEENEYDAYSINNVTAERDDDGSVTIHFGGDPDQPNFLYTPERWNYTVRLYEPREAILDGSYQFPEVQPVE; translated from the coding sequence ATGAGCGATAAGACACACCACACGACGAGGAAATCGGATGCCGAACCGGTGCGGGCAACCCGCCGCACCGCACTTCGCGGGGCGGGTCTCGCCGGCTTACTCGCGATGGGCGGCGCCAGCGCCACTGCCAGCCAACACTCCCCGGAGGCGAATACACACCAGGCTGAAAACGAGACAGAAGATGGCGAGCCAGTCCCGGTAACGTGGGAGAACTACCCGCGCGCAGAGTCCGACACGTACCTCGCACGATACGCCGAACTGGGCGGGTTCGGAGCGTTCTATCACCTCCGAGAACTGGTCCCCATCGACGAGCAGGACGTCATCCAGATGAATCGTGATACGCTCTACTCGGCTGGCGTCTTCGACCTGACCGAGCCTGTCACCGTCACCCAACCGGATACCGGCGACCGCTACCAGTTGCTGATCGTCATCAATCAAGACAACTACTTGCGGGGATCGTCCACGACCGCCGGCGAATACACGCTGACACAGGACGAAGTCGGGACGCGGTACTGTCTGGTCCTGGTCCGCACGTTATTCGATCCGAACGATCCGGACGACATCGAGACCGTCCACACCATCCAGGACGAGATCACGGCAAGTCAGGAATCGACCGGGACGTTCGAGATCCCCAACTGGGATCAGGAATCGCTCGAGGGAATCCGGGAGGCGCTCATCACAGTCGGAGAGACGATGGACGACTCCCGGGGCGTGTGGGGCGACGCCGACGAGATCGATCCTGTCAAGCATTTCCTCGGCACCGCGATCGCCTGGGGCGGAAGTCCGGAGACGGACGAGTTCGTCCTCTGGCGAACGCCCGAACGGAACGACGGCGACACGCCATATACGCTCACCGTCGACGACGTCCCCGTCGACGGGTACTGGTCGGTCACCGTCTACAACAGCGACTGGTACCTCGAGGAAAACGAGTACGACGCGTACTCGATCAACAACGTAACCGCAGAGCGAGACGACGACGGCAGCGTCACGATTCACTTCGGTGGTGATCCCGACCAGCCGAACTTCCTCTACACGCCAGAGCGGTGGAACTATACGGTCCGACTCTACGAGCCGCGCGAAGCGATCCTCGACGGGAGCTATCAGTTCCCCGAAGTCCAGCCTGTCGAGTAA
- a CDS encoding helix-turn-helix domain-containing protein: protein MLTAKLSVRYEGDWTAELDRYDVTGQFLASTYRDRRYFGLFALEAAENECEAVIDVIREHETTDTIDVIERYQVEGADRVTATVIIKGQYFEFTPLQVLLHEGFIPLANFGEVRDGRETFDLLLSKREDLAEAVDLLERFGPVTIEYVSRDFQRRITPSVTEWAELFETVTPRRRRVLNEALEAGYFDVPRGCTLEEIADDLGIAKTTASQHLRKAEKDLMQFFIKYVNLSA from the coding sequence ATGCTCACAGCCAAACTAAGCGTCCGATACGAGGGAGACTGGACGGCAGAGCTCGACCGGTACGACGTCACCGGTCAGTTCTTGGCCTCCACGTATCGCGACCGGCGGTATTTCGGGCTGTTCGCCCTTGAGGCCGCCGAGAACGAGTGCGAAGCCGTTATTGACGTCATTCGAGAACACGAGACGACGGACACAATCGACGTGATCGAGCGATACCAGGTCGAGGGGGCGGATCGGGTAACCGCGACGGTCATCATCAAAGGGCAGTACTTCGAGTTCACTCCACTCCAGGTGCTTCTCCACGAGGGGTTCATCCCGCTGGCGAACTTCGGCGAGGTCCGGGACGGTCGAGAGACCTTCGACCTCCTGCTATCGAAGCGTGAAGACCTCGCGGAGGCCGTCGACCTGCTCGAGCGGTTCGGCCCGGTGACGATCGAATACGTCTCGAGGGACTTTCAGCGCCGCATCACGCCCAGCGTCACCGAGTGGGCAGAGCTGTTCGAGACCGTCACGCCGCGCCGCCGGCGCGTCCTCAACGAGGCCCTCGAGGCCGGCTACTTCGACGTGCCCCGCGGCTGTACGCTCGAGGAGATCGCGGACGACCTGGGGATCGCCAAGACGACCGCCTCCCAACACTTGCGGAAGGCGGAGAAGGACCTGATGCAGTTCTTCATCAAGTACGTAAACCTGTCCGCGTGA
- a CDS encoding IclR family transcriptional regulator: MTDNARSGNHDRIKSVSVSLDIVTTLEQGPPRTITELADKLDRSPSNVLAHLRTLQERGFVVEEHNRYRPGLRYYEIGTAIREEYPLFVHGTQPADDLAADTGEFVWLMVEERGRGYYIYKSAGDAAVESGAYTMGSRWPLNASASGKVLLAHMDDTKAESVLDAHEMEQVTPNTITDRAELETELEQVREEGVARDHEESAVGIRGVAAPVQGLDGLIGAVAISGPASRIEGEYFHETLPRKIAQTADIIRIRYNGDAAVDG, encoded by the coding sequence ATGACCGACAATGCACGGAGTGGGAATCACGACCGGATCAAGTCAGTCAGCGTCTCGCTGGACATCGTGACGACGTTGGAACAGGGCCCCCCCAGAACGATCACTGAACTGGCCGATAAGCTGGACCGATCACCGAGCAACGTCCTCGCACATCTCCGTACACTCCAAGAACGGGGATTTGTCGTCGAGGAGCACAACCGGTACCGGCCCGGGCTTCGGTACTACGAAATCGGCACGGCTATCAGGGAAGAGTATCCGCTGTTCGTGCACGGGACCCAACCTGCGGACGACCTGGCAGCCGATACGGGCGAGTTCGTCTGGCTGATGGTCGAAGAACGCGGGCGCGGGTACTACATCTACAAATCGGCGGGGGACGCCGCCGTCGAGAGTGGAGCGTACACGATGGGGAGCCGATGGCCCCTTAATGCGAGTGCCAGTGGTAAAGTGTTGCTTGCTCACATGGACGACACTAAAGCTGAGTCCGTTCTCGACGCACACGAGATGGAACAAGTAACGCCGAACACGATTACCGACCGGGCAGAACTGGAAACCGAACTCGAACAGGTCCGCGAAGAAGGCGTCGCCCGCGACCACGAGGAGTCGGCAGTTGGCATCCGTGGCGTAGCCGCACCGGTCCAGGGACTCGACGGTCTCATCGGTGCGGTAGCGATATCTGGTCCGGCCAGTCGGATCGAAGGCGAATACTTCCACGAAACACTTCCGAGAAAAATCGCCCAGACAGCTGATATTATCCGGATCCGGTATAATGGTGACGCGGCCGTCGATGGATAG